Below is a window of Arthrobacter sp. SLBN-112 DNA.
GGACCACCCCAAGCTGGACGGCCATGACCTGGAGCGGTACGTGGATGGGAACACTATTGGGGTCGTGGCCATCATGGGTGTGACGTATACCGGTGCCTATGAGTCCGTCGAGGGGATCTCCGCCGCCCTGGACGCTATCCAGGCAGGCCAGGGCCTGGACATCCCCATCCACGTCGACGGGGCGTCCGGGGCCATGATCGCCCCCTTCCTGCAGCCGGAACTGGCCTGGGACTTCCGGCTCCCCCGCGTGGCCTCGATCAACACCTCTGGCCACAAATACGGGCTGGTGTACCCGGGACTCGGCTGGATCGTGTGGCGGGACGAGGACGCATTGCCCGAGGACCTCATCTTCCACGTGAGCTACCTGGGCGGCGACATGCCCACCTTCGCCTTGAACTTTTCCCGGCCCGGCGCCCAGGTACTGCTGCAGTACTACCTGTTCCTGCGGCTGGGCTTCGCCGGCTACAAGTCCGTGCAAGCCACCTCCCGTGACGTTGCTGTGTATCTCTCCAGGGAGATCGGGGCCATGGAAGCATTCACCCTGTGGAGTGACGGTTCCGACATTCCGGTCTTTGCGTGGCAACTCGCCGACGGCCACACCAAGAACTGGAATCTGCACCATTTGTCCGAGCGGCTCCGGATGAACGGGTGGCTTGTCCCCGCCTATCCGCTGCCCGAAGGGCTCAGCGACACCACGGTCCAACGCATCGTGGTCCGCAACGGCTTCACCCGCGACCTCGCCGCCAGCTTCCTGGCAGACCTCAAGAAGGAAGTCGCCTACCTGGACGCACTGACTGCGCCCATGCCCTCCGAGGGGCAGACGCCCGCCTTCCACCACTAGCGGCCCGGAGGACGCGCCATGTGCCGATTGTTCGGGCTGCACGCCGGTCCGCGAACCGTTCGGGCGACATTTTGGCTGTTGGATGCCCCGGACAGCCTCACCGAGCAAAGCCGGCGCGAGCCCGACGGGGCCGGCATCGGGACCTTCGACGCGGATGGCAGGGCCAGGCTGACCAAAAGGCCGCTGGCGGCTTGGGAAGACCACACTTTTGCCCGCGAGGCGCGTGAGCTGCGGAGCACCACCTTCCTGGCCCACGTCAGGTACGCGAGCACCGGTGCACGCACCCTGGTGAATACGCACCCGTTCATGCAGGACGGCCGGCTCTTTGCCCACAACGGCGCTTTCGCCGGCATCGAACGGCTTGACCGCCGTCTCGCGGAACTGGGAGTTGCGGACCTGGTACAGGGCCAGACCGACAGTGAGCGGCTGTTCGCCCTCATCACGGCCCAAACCCGGAGTGCAGGCGGCGACATCGGGGAAGGCATCATCCGGGCCATCGAATGGATCTCAGCGGAGTTGCCGGTCTACAGCCTGAACCTCATCCTCACCACTGCCACCGACCTCTGGGCGCTCCGGTATCCGGCCAGCCACGAGTTGTACATCCTGGAGAGGAACCCTGCCGCCGAACCGGCCCCTGCAGCACCGCTGGATGCCAGAAGCCCCCGGATCCACTCCCGCAGTACGGATCTGTCCCTGTCCCCGCACGTCCTGTTCGCTACCAAAGCGATGGACAATAACCCGCGCTGGCGGGCCATGGCGCCCGGGGAGCTGGTTCACGTCGGTCCGTCCCTGGCGGTAACCGCAACTTTTCCGTTCCCGGAAAGGCCTGCACACCTGCTGACCCTTGCCGACCTTGAACCGTCAGCTGCCGCGTCCCAAAAGCCGTGATGTCCGGGTCCTGCGGCTTTATCGAGCTCCGGTCGGATGGCAACACGCGGGCCTGATTCCAAAGAATGTCAGACCCCGGTTGCACACTGGATTCATGGAGAACCAAGCCGTTCAGGAATTTCACGTCACCTACTTCGATGCTGACTGTGGGCGTGCCCGCGCCGAGGTCTTCGACACCCTGGTTGAAGCGGAACGCTTTGCCACCCGGCAGTGCACGGGTGAGGACAGCTGGGCCGTGGTGGACGCCGTCAGCGTCGAGCCGGTCAGAATCGCCGCCTGACACGCCCCGAAAGAAGGCAGCAGCAGCGCAGCAGCGTCGTGACCACCGCAGAAACGCCGCGGAGGCCAGGCCGCCGCAGGGACGTACCCGGCCGCGTTAAAGGCGTCAGCCCGCGCGGCTGGCGGTTGCCGGCAGCGCGGGGCTGACGTTGGAGTGGCGGGAGTCCACCGGCCGGGTGAGGCCTTGGGCCGCCGTCGCGGATTACTGGAACCGCGGGCTTACTGGAAATCGGACACGGCGGGATCGGGTCCGATGCGGCCTTCACCGCTGGCAGTCCGGTCCAGCGCGTTGATTGCGTCGACGTCGTCAGCATCCAGGGAGACCTCAAGGGCTGCGAAGTTCTCCTTGATGCGGGACTCGGTCACCGACTTGGGGATGACCACGTTGCCGATCGCGAGGTGCCAGGCGATAACAACCTGCGCCGGAGTGGCCTGGTGCTTGGCCGCGATGGACGCTACGGCAGGGTCCTGCAGCAGCTCCCCGCCCTGGCCCAGCGGGGACCAGGCCTGGGTCAGGATGCCGTTGTCAGCGCCGAACTTACGCAGCTCGCGCTGGCTGAAATAGGGGTGCAGTTCGATCTGATGG
It encodes the following:
- a CDS encoding glutamate decarboxylase, giving the protein MTRSHRTSKHEPETSVELNPLFSRPGEATLFPRFTIPEGESLPSTAYQMVHDEAMLDGNSRLNLATFVGTWMEREASQLYAETFDKNMIDKDEYPQTALIETRCWRMLADLWNAPDPAKTVGTSTIGSSEACMLGGLALKRRWQHRRRAAGQPTDKPNIVLSSAVQVCWEKFCNYWEVEARFVPVSADHPKLDGHDLERYVDGNTIGVVAIMGVTYTGAYESVEGISAALDAIQAGQGLDIPIHVDGASGAMIAPFLQPELAWDFRLPRVASINTSGHKYGLVYPGLGWIVWRDEDALPEDLIFHVSYLGGDMPTFALNFSRPGAQVLLQYYLFLRLGFAGYKSVQATSRDVAVYLSREIGAMEAFTLWSDGSDIPVFAWQLADGHTKNWNLHHLSERLRMNGWLVPAYPLPEGLSDTTVQRIVVRNGFTRDLAASFLADLKKEVAYLDALTAPMPSEGQTPAFHH
- a CDS encoding class II glutamine amidotransferase gives rise to the protein MCRLFGLHAGPRTVRATFWLLDAPDSLTEQSRREPDGAGIGTFDADGRARLTKRPLAAWEDHTFAREARELRSTTFLAHVRYASTGARTLVNTHPFMQDGRLFAHNGAFAGIERLDRRLAELGVADLVQGQTDSERLFALITAQTRSAGGDIGEGIIRAIEWISAELPVYSLNLILTTATDLWALRYPASHELYILERNPAAEPAPAAPLDARSPRIHSRSTDLSLSPHVLFATKAMDNNPRWRAMAPGELVHVGPSLAVTATFPFPERPAHLLTLADLEPSAAASQKP